One region of Niallia sp. Man26 genomic DNA includes:
- the hemB gene encoding porphobilinogen synthase: MSLQFKRHRRLRQSASMRALVRETHVHVDDLIYPIFIAEGENIKREISSMPGIYNLSIDRLKEEMDEVQSLGIKSVLLFGIPLEKDECGTQAFHDHGIVQEGIRFIKSNYPEIVIIADTCLCEYTSHGHCGIVESGRVLNDESLELLVKTAVSQAEAGADIIAPSNMMDGFVAAIRKGLDEAGYLDTPIMSYGVKYSSAFYGPFREAADSTPQFGDRKAYQMDPANRMEALREAESDVEEGADFMIVKPGMPYLDIVRDMKNTLKMPIVIYNVSGEYSMVKAAAQNGWIDEERIVMEMMVSMKRAGADLIMTYFAKDVARWLKEQ; this comes from the coding sequence ATGTCATTACAATTTAAACGTCACCGCAGACTTCGTCAATCTGCAAGTATGAGAGCATTAGTAAGGGAAACGCATGTTCATGTAGATGATTTGATTTATCCAATTTTCATTGCTGAGGGTGAAAACATTAAGCGGGAAATCTCATCAATGCCAGGTATCTATAACCTGTCGATTGACCGCTTGAAAGAGGAAATGGACGAGGTGCAAAGCCTTGGTATTAAATCAGTGCTTTTGTTTGGAATACCGTTAGAAAAGGATGAATGCGGAACACAGGCATTTCATGATCACGGTATCGTGCAAGAAGGAATTCGGTTTATTAAGAGTAACTATCCGGAGATTGTTATCATCGCGGATACTTGTCTTTGTGAATATACAAGTCATGGACATTGCGGCATTGTCGAGAGCGGCCGTGTCTTGAATGATGAATCATTAGAGTTGCTTGTGAAAACAGCTGTAAGCCAGGCTGAAGCAGGTGCAGACATTATCGCTCCTTCCAATATGATGGACGGCTTTGTCGCTGCGATTCGCAAAGGTCTTGATGAAGCAGGTTATTTAGATACACCAATCATGTCATACGGAGTGAAATATTCATCTGCATTCTACGGACCATTCAGAGAAGCAGCTGACAGCACTCCGCAATTTGGTGACCGCAAAGCATATCAAATGGATCCTGCTAACCGTATGGAAGCTTTGAGAGAAGCTGAATCAGATGTGGAAGAAGGCGCGGATTTCATGATTGTTAAGCCTGGTATGCCATATTTGGATATTGTCCGTGATATGAAAAACACGTTGAAAATGCCAATCGTGATTTATAATGTAAGTGGAGAATACAGCATGGTTAAAGCTGCAGCACAAAATGGCTGGATAGATGAAGAAAGAATCGTGATGGAAATGATGGTAAGCATGAAGCGTGCAGGTGCAGATTTAATTATGACTTATTTTGCGAAAGATGTTGCTCGCTGGTTGAAAGAACAATAA
- a CDS encoding valine--tRNA ligase, whose amino-acid sequence METNELSMPTKYDPQSIEKGRYDWWLKGKFFEAKSDEGKQPYTIVIPPPNVTGKLHLGHAWDTTLQDILTRMKRMQGYDVLWLPGMDHAGIATQAKVEEKLRANNVSRYDLGREKFVEETWKWKEEYASHIREQWSKLGLGLDYSRERFTLDEGLSKAVREVFVSLYNKGLIYRGEYIINWDPATKTALSDIEVIYKDVQGAFYHMRYPLADGSGYIEVATTRPETMLGDSGVAVHPKDERYQHLIGKTVILPIVGREIPIVADDYVEMDFGSGAVKMTPAHDPNDFEVGNRHNLERILVMNEDGTMNERAGKYEGMDRFECRKQIVKDLEEQGVLFKIEEHMHSVGHSERSGAVVEPYLSTQWFVKMQPLADAAVALQNNEEEKVQFVPNRFENTYLHWMENIRDWCISRQLWWGHRIPAWYHKETGEVYVNHEAPSDIENWEQDTDVLDTWFSSALWPFSTLDWPDTDAPDFKRYYPTAALVTGYDIIFFWVSRMIFQGLEFTGERPFNDVLIHGLVRDEQGRKMSKSLGNGVDPMDVIAQYGADSLRYFLSTGSSPGQDLRFSMEKVESTWNFANKIWNASRFALMNMNGLTYEEIDLSGEKSVADKWILTRLNETIETVTRLSDRYEFGEVGRILYNFIWDDFCDWYIEMAKLPLYGEDEAAKLTTRSILAYVLDNTMRLLHPFMPFITEEIWQNLPHAGESITTAAWPEVNPAFTDNKAANDMKLLVEIIRSVRNSRAEVNTPMSKKIKILLKAQDDTIKATLEDNKAYIERFCNPEELEIATDIAIPDKAMTSVITGVEIILPLEGLINMEEEIARLTKELEKWTKEVDRVQKKLSNQGFVSKAPEKVINEEKAKEQDYLQKRATVEARIKELKGDA is encoded by the coding sequence ATGGAAACAAACGAGTTATCAATGCCGACTAAATACGATCCCCAATCCATCGAAAAGGGACGCTATGACTGGTGGCTGAAAGGTAAATTTTTTGAGGCAAAGTCAGATGAGGGAAAACAGCCATATACAATCGTGATTCCGCCTCCAAACGTAACAGGGAAGCTGCATTTAGGTCATGCTTGGGATACAACTTTACAAGACATCTTAACAAGAATGAAAAGAATGCAAGGCTATGATGTTCTATGGCTGCCTGGAATGGACCATGCAGGGATTGCCACACAAGCAAAGGTGGAAGAAAAACTGCGTGCAAACAATGTCAGCAGATATGATCTAGGAAGAGAAAAGTTTGTTGAAGAGACATGGAAGTGGAAAGAAGAATATGCAAGTCATATTCGTGAACAGTGGTCAAAGCTTGGACTTGGATTAGACTATTCAAGGGAACGCTTCACTCTTGATGAAGGGCTGTCAAAAGCGGTGCGTGAAGTATTCGTTTCTCTTTATAACAAAGGTTTAATCTACCGTGGTGAATATATCATTAACTGGGACCCGGCAACAAAAACGGCTCTGTCAGATATTGAGGTAATCTACAAGGATGTACAAGGTGCATTCTATCATATGAGATATCCGCTTGCTGACGGCTCCGGCTATATTGAAGTTGCTACTACTCGTCCGGAAACGATGCTTGGTGATTCTGGTGTTGCTGTACATCCAAAGGATGAAAGATACCAGCATTTAATCGGAAAAACAGTAATTCTGCCGATCGTTGGAAGAGAAATTCCGATTGTGGCAGATGATTATGTAGAAATGGACTTCGGTTCTGGCGCTGTTAAAATGACACCAGCACATGACCCGAATGACTTTGAAGTAGGTAACCGTCATAATCTAGAACGCATCCTTGTAATGAATGAGGATGGAACGATGAATGAACGTGCCGGTAAATATGAAGGCATGGATCGTTTTGAATGCCGCAAGCAAATCGTTAAAGATCTTGAGGAGCAAGGTGTTCTGTTTAAAATTGAAGAGCATATGCATTCAGTTGGGCATTCTGAGCGCAGCGGCGCAGTTGTTGAGCCATACTTGTCCACACAATGGTTCGTTAAGATGCAGCCATTAGCAGATGCAGCTGTTGCTTTGCAAAACAACGAAGAAGAGAAAGTACAATTTGTGCCGAACCGCTTCGAAAACACTTATTTACACTGGATGGAAAACATCCGCGACTGGTGTATTTCTCGTCAGCTGTGGTGGGGTCATCGCATTCCAGCTTGGTATCATAAAGAAACAGGCGAAGTGTATGTAAACCACGAGGCTCCAAGTGACATTGAAAACTGGGAGCAAGATACAGATGTTTTAGACACTTGGTTCAGCTCTGCCTTATGGCCGTTCTCTACATTGGATTGGCCTGACACAGATGCTCCTGACTTTAAGCGTTATTATCCGACAGCTGCACTTGTTACTGGCTATGACATCATTTTCTTCTGGGTTTCCCGCATGATTTTCCAAGGGCTTGAGTTCACTGGCGAAAGACCGTTTAATGATGTATTAATCCATGGACTTGTTCGTGACGAGCAAGGCAGAAAAATGAGTAAATCATTGGGTAACGGTGTTGATCCGATGGATGTTATCGCACAATATGGTGCTGATTCCCTGCGTTACTTCTTGTCAACAGGCAGCTCGCCAGGCCAAGACTTACGCTTCAGCATGGAAAAGGTAGAATCGACTTGGAATTTCGCCAACAAGATTTGGAATGCATCCCGTTTTGCTTTAATGAACATGAACGGCTTAACATATGAAGAAATTGACTTGTCTGGAGAAAAATCTGTTGCAGACAAATGGATTTTAACACGTCTTAACGAAACAATCGAAACAGTGACACGTCTGTCTGACCGCTATGAATTCGGTGAAGTAGGACGCATCCTTTACAACTTCATCTGGGATGATTTCTGTGACTGGTATATCGAGATGGCGAAGCTGCCGCTTTATGGCGAAGACGAAGCTGCTAAGCTGACAACACGTTCTATTCTTGCATATGTATTGGATAATACAATGAGATTGTTGCATCCTTTCATGCCATTTATTACAGAAGAAATCTGGCAGAACTTGCCGCATGCAGGTGAGTCTATTACAACTGCAGCATGGCCGGAGGTAAATCCAGCATTTACAGATAATAAAGCTGCTAACGATATGAAGCTGCTTGTAGAAATTATCCGTTCAGTAAGAAACAGCCGTGCGGAAGTAAATACACCAATGAGCAAGAAGATTAAGATCCTCTTGAAAGCACAAGATGATACAATCAAAGCTACATTGGAAGACAACAAAGCATATATTGAGCGTTTCTGTAATCCAGAAGAGTTGGAAATCGCAACAGATATTGCTATTCCTGATAAAGCGATGACTTCTGTTATTACAGGTGTGGAAATTATTCTGCCACTTGAAGGCCTCATCAATATGGAGGAAGAAATTGCCCGTCTTACTAAAGAGCTTGAGAAATGGACGAAAGAAGTAGACCGAGTTCAGAAGAAGCTAAGCAATCAAGGGTTTGTAAGCAAAGCACCAGAGAAAGTCATCAATGAAGAAAAAGCAAAAGAGCAAGACTATCTGCAAAAAAGAGCAACAGTAGAAGCTCGAATTAAAGAACTTAAGGGCGATGCTTAA
- the ysxE gene encoding spore coat protein YsxE produces the protein MSEKNTIKKYTPILEPYGVEPHFVEEFGRIVKIYSSKGTFALKTIDPHKGSDFIRHVRTLYQKGYNRIVPIYPTVDGRYAVLYEHKLYYLMPWLPNEERENYFKKHQQMFRELARLHVLSSKEVKIEKEDREEHYENTLLELEKEQEFLDGYIEECENTEYMSPFQWMFCMYYHDVRQALKYSETKLKEWYEETKDDEKARVSIIHGKISPEHFLYDEKGYGYFTNFENAKFGSPSHDLLPFIARSLKTTPKQNNDCLEWIYTYFNYYPLKSDEMLLFLSYLAHPGPVIRICEKYHKSDKKKNERKYAQSLLKQYWLLKNTEYIVMRIDEMEREKKAQQEAQKETQDS, from the coding sequence ATGAGTGAAAAAAACACGATTAAAAAATATACACCCATTTTAGAGCCATACGGAGTGGAGCCGCATTTTGTGGAGGAGTTCGGCAGAATCGTGAAAATTTATTCCAGCAAAGGCACATTTGCACTAAAAACGATTGATCCCCATAAAGGCTCTGATTTTATCCGGCACGTTCGGACATTGTACCAAAAAGGATATAACAGAATTGTGCCGATTTATCCGACAGTCGATGGCAGGTATGCAGTCTTGTATGAGCATAAGCTCTATTATTTAATGCCGTGGCTTCCGAACGAAGAGCGGGAGAATTATTTCAAGAAGCATCAGCAAATGTTCAGGGAGCTCGCAAGACTGCATGTCCTATCCTCTAAGGAAGTGAAAATTGAAAAGGAAGATCGGGAAGAGCATTATGAAAATACGCTATTGGAGCTGGAAAAGGAACAAGAATTTTTGGATGGCTATATTGAAGAGTGTGAAAACACAGAATATATGTCACCGTTCCAATGGATGTTCTGCATGTATTACCATGATGTGAGGCAAGCGCTGAAATATTCGGAAACGAAGCTGAAGGAATGGTATGAAGAGACAAAGGATGATGAGAAGGCAAGAGTATCGATCATTCATGGGAAAATCTCGCCAGAACATTTTTTATATGACGAGAAAGGGTATGGGTATTTCACTAACTTTGAAAATGCCAAGTTTGGCTCTCCAAGCCATGACCTGCTTCCGTTTATTGCTAGGTCTCTGAAAACCACTCCGAAGCAGAATAATGATTGCTTAGAATGGATTTATACTTATTTCAATTATTATCCGCTCAAGTCGGATGAGATGCTGCTTTTTTTGAGCTATTTAGCACATCCTGGACCTGTAATCCGCATATGTGAAAAATACCATAAAAGCGATAAGAAAAAGAATGAGCGCAAATATGCACAAAGCTTATTGAAGCAATACTGGCTGCTGAAAAATACCGAATATATTGTCATGCGTATTGACGAAATGGAGCGGGAAAAAAAAGCGCAGCAGGAAGCACAAAAAGAGACCCAAGATTCTTAA
- the spoVID gene encoding stage VI sporulation protein D: protein MSQENSSILRFSLEESVWFQKGQEVEDLLSISLDPNITIQENDQYITIQGSLELTGEYNRTQTNQPEEEEVFKAPKLVHSVLEREEGVNEFLHHFPVDITIPFSRVRSIEDIEVEIETFDYVFPERSCLNLTAELSIAGLTNEEQASEEETEEDEWTSHYPAREESTEAEQIFVQQENNQEDELEALTRGYEQRQQPEEIELSAGSSREDVNFGAEEIENEPVFRDSEEELEPVKIEVQPFQRISPLMEEEERISAESGLEEYEPFELEVRKAPSQKDDDWEEDTTTDVPLFTEAEVLEEPPAAVVEPVADHKPEVKVSLFRSEETFPAEDVFDKPVPESSEQKLDESTAEFSEHDKDESEESSSENDNGPKKKKGIFSKKKSLTFTEFFARKEEETHTKVKVVIVQQGDTIEKLSERYNVNVHNLLKENHLEVNQDVVEGQVLYIPGKIAEK, encoded by the coding sequence TTGTCTCAAGAAAATTCGTCTATCTTACGGTTTTCGTTGGAAGAGTCAGTCTGGTTTCAAAAAGGACAGGAAGTAGAGGATCTGCTGTCTATTTCACTAGACCCGAATATAACCATCCAAGAAAACGATCAGTATATTACCATTCAAGGATCATTAGAATTGACAGGTGAATACAATCGAACACAGACAAATCAGCCAGAAGAAGAGGAGGTATTTAAGGCTCCTAAGTTAGTTCATTCCGTTTTGGAGAGGGAAGAAGGAGTTAATGAGTTTCTTCATCATTTCCCTGTCGACATTACGATTCCATTCTCACGCGTTCGCAGCATCGAAGATATTGAAGTTGAAATTGAAACATTTGATTATGTCTTCCCAGAAAGAAGCTGTCTGAATCTTACAGCAGAATTATCTATTGCAGGCTTAACGAATGAAGAGCAAGCCTCAGAAGAGGAAACTGAGGAGGATGAATGGACTTCCCATTATCCGGCAAGAGAAGAGAGCACAGAGGCAGAGCAGATATTTGTTCAACAGGAAAATAATCAAGAGGATGAACTAGAAGCATTAACAAGGGGCTACGAACAAAGGCAGCAGCCTGAAGAAATCGAGCTTTCTGCAGGCTCTAGCAGAGAAGATGTAAACTTTGGGGCTGAAGAGATTGAGAATGAGCCTGTGTTTAGGGACAGTGAAGAGGAATTAGAACCTGTTAAAATTGAAGTACAGCCGTTTCAAAGAATCAGTCCATTGATGGAAGAGGAAGAACGGATTTCCGCTGAGTCTGGTCTGGAGGAATATGAGCCGTTTGAATTGGAAGTCCGCAAAGCACCTTCGCAAAAGGACGATGATTGGGAAGAGGACACGACGACAGATGTACCTTTATTCACTGAGGCTGAAGTATTAGAAGAGCCTCCAGCAGCTGTTGTTGAACCTGTTGCAGACCATAAACCTGAAGTAAAGGTTTCCTTGTTTAGATCAGAAGAGACATTCCCTGCAGAGGATGTTTTCGATAAGCCTGTTCCAGAATCTTCTGAGCAAAAGCTTGATGAATCAACAGCAGAATTCTCAGAACACGATAAGGATGAATCTGAAGAGTCCTCTTCTGAGAATGATAATGGACCGAAGAAGAAAAAAGGAATTTTCTCGAAAAAGAAATCATTGACCTTTACAGAGTTCTTCGCCCGTAAGGAAGAAGAAACACATACAAAGGTAAAGGTAGTTATTGTTCAGCAGGGAGATACGATTGAGAAGCTAAGTGAACGTTATAATGTTAATGTTCATAACCTGCTGAAGGAAAACCACCTTGAGGTCAATCAGGATGTTGTAGAAGGGCAAGTTTTATATATCCCAGGTAAAATTGCTGAAAAGTAA
- the hemL gene encoding glutamate-1-semialdehyde 2,1-aminomutase yields MRSYEKSEKAYKEAVELMPGGVNSPVRAFKSVKRNPVFMNSGKGSKIYDIDGNEYIDYVLSWGPLILGHANDQVVEGIKKVAEQGTSFGAPTLIETELAKLVKERVPSIEIIRMVSSGTEATMSAIRLARGYTGRNKIIKFEGCYHGHGDSLLIKAGSGVATLGLPDSPGVPEGVAANTITVAYNDLESIKYAFETFGDDIAGIIVEPVAGNMGVVPPKDGFLQGLREITEQYGALLIFDEVMTGFRVDYGCAQGYFGITPDLTCLGKVIGGGLPVGAYGGKAEIMNQVAPSGPIYQAGTLSGNPLAMTAGYETLSQLTPESYKDFILKADKLEAGLKAAAEKYEIPFTINRAGSMIGFFFTNEEVVDYESAKTSNLDYFAAFYNEMLEQGVFLPPSQFEGLFLSTALSEEDIDHTIKAAEIAFSKLK; encoded by the coding sequence ATGCGTTCATATGAAAAGTCAGAGAAAGCATACAAAGAAGCAGTCGAATTAATGCCAGGCGGGGTAAACAGCCCTGTTCGTGCCTTTAAATCTGTGAAGCGGAATCCTGTGTTTATGAACTCAGGAAAAGGCTCAAAAATTTACGATATTGATGGCAATGAATACATTGACTATGTTCTGTCATGGGGTCCCCTTATCTTAGGGCATGCCAATGATCAGGTAGTCGAAGGAATAAAAAAAGTTGCAGAGCAGGGGACAAGCTTTGGAGCACCAACTTTAATCGAGACTGAGCTTGCTAAGCTAGTTAAGGAAAGAGTGCCAAGCATTGAAATCATCCGCATGGTATCCTCAGGAACTGAGGCGACAATGAGTGCAATCAGGCTGGCTAGAGGCTATACTGGCCGAAATAAAATCATCAAGTTTGAGGGCTGCTACCACGGCCATGGCGACTCTCTTTTAATTAAAGCAGGTTCAGGAGTTGCAACACTAGGCTTGCCAGACAGCCCAGGCGTTCCAGAAGGAGTTGCAGCAAACACTATTACAGTAGCCTACAATGACCTAGAAAGCATTAAGTATGCCTTCGAAACCTTTGGAGATGACATCGCCGGCATCATCGTAGAGCCAGTAGCTGGTAATATGGGCGTAGTGCCTCCAAAGGATGGCTTCCTGCAAGGGCTGCGTGAAATAACAGAACAATACGGCGCATTGCTGATTTTTGATGAGGTTATGACAGGCTTCCGTGTAGACTATGGCTGTGCCCAAGGCTATTTCGGTATTACGCCTGATCTTACTTGCCTTGGCAAGGTTATTGGCGGAGGACTCCCAGTTGGCGCGTACGGCGGAAAAGCAGAAATCATGAATCAAGTTGCTCCAAGCGGACCGATTTATCAAGCAGGTACATTATCAGGTAATCCGCTGGCAATGACAGCAGGCTACGAGACATTGTCCCAATTGACGCCTGAAAGCTATAAAGATTTCATTCTTAAAGCAGATAAGCTTGAAGCAGGCCTAAAGGCTGCGGCTGAAAAATACGAGATTCCATTTACAATTAATCGTGCCGGTTCTATGATTGGCTTCTTCTTCACAAACGAAGAGGTAGTTGATTATGAAAGTGCGAAAACTTCCAATCTAGATTACTTTGCTGCATTTTATAATGAAATGCTCGAGCAAGGTGTATTCCTGCCGCCATCTCAGTTTGAAGGTTTGTTCCTATCAACTGCTTTAAGCGAGGAAGATATTGACCACACAATAAAAGCAGCAGAAATTGCTTTTTCTAAGTTGAAATAA
- the hemC gene encoding hydroxymethylbilane synthase, producing the protein MRKIIVGSRRSKLAITQTKWVINQLKRLDPSYEFEIKEMVTKGDVVLDVTLSKVGGKGLFVKEIEQAMLDKEIDIAVHSMKDMPAVLPPGLTIGCIPEREDHRDALISKGHIPLKDLKEGAIIGTSSLRRGAQLLAVRPDLEIKWIRGNIDTRLKKLETEEYDAIILAAAGLARMGWTSDVVTEFLDPETCLPAVGQGALSIECREDDKEVLELLSKLSSEETTKTVYAERAFLNKMDGGCQVPIAGFATMVNNEELTLTALVTSPDGKTVFKEVLTGTNPVELGEQAAEILTERGAKKLIDRLKEENIIDA; encoded by the coding sequence ATGCGAAAAATTATTGTCGGTTCAAGACGAAGCAAATTAGCGATAACACAAACGAAATGGGTTATTAATCAACTGAAAAGATTAGACCCGTCATATGAATTTGAAATTAAGGAAATGGTTACAAAAGGTGATGTCGTCCTTGATGTTACGTTATCAAAGGTTGGCGGAAAAGGACTGTTTGTCAAAGAAATTGAGCAAGCGATGCTTGATAAGGAAATTGACATCGCAGTGCACAGCATGAAAGATATGCCTGCAGTACTGCCACCGGGACTTACAATCGGCTGTATTCCAGAAAGAGAGGACCATCGCGACGCGCTTATCTCAAAAGGCCATATTCCATTAAAGGACTTGAAGGAAGGCGCTATTATTGGGACAAGCAGCTTAAGACGCGGTGCCCAGCTGTTAGCTGTAAGACCGGATTTGGAAATCAAATGGATTCGTGGAAATATTGATACACGATTAAAGAAGCTGGAAACAGAGGAATATGATGCAATTATTCTTGCAGCTGCAGGGTTAGCGAGAATGGGCTGGACAAGCGATGTTGTTACAGAGTTTCTTGATCCAGAAACATGCTTGCCGGCAGTAGGTCAAGGTGCATTATCTATTGAATGCAGAGAAGATGATAAGGAAGTGCTCGAATTATTAAGCAAGCTATCATCTGAGGAAACGACGAAAACAGTTTATGCTGAAAGAGCCTTCTTAAACAAAATGGATGGCGGCTGCCAAGTTCCGATTGCCGGATTTGCCACAATGGTTAATAACGAGGAGCTGACATTGACAGCCCTTGTTACCTCTCCAGATGGCAAAACGGTGTTTAAAGAGGTACTGACAGGTACAAACCCTGTAGAACTCGGTGAACAGGCTGCAGAAATTCTTACAGAGCGCGGAGCAAAGAAATTAATTGATCGTCTGAAAGAAGAGAATATTATTGATGCTTAA
- a CDS encoding uroporphyrinogen-III synthase: MLKPLHGKSILVPRAKKQATELSATIKQLGGAPVEIPLLAFRSLPLASNMQAKLKEGVYDWLVFTSSNGVNAFFSTMELKDSLYKIAVIGDKTAETLAKYGHKAAFIPSSFVAETFAQEFAKEVAKNEQVLIIKGSLARNVLYKSLCAAGIAAEEAIIYETYFPKESETLLVEALKKRSLDVLLFTSSSTVEYFMDIVHTYNLYDYIKDCIIGCIGPITKKKLADNGINVHIFPDNFTVDSMLEQLVQYLTE; encoded by the coding sequence ATGCTTAAGCCGCTGCACGGCAAAAGCATTCTGGTTCCCCGCGCGAAAAAACAAGCTACTGAACTTTCTGCAACAATTAAGCAATTGGGAGGCGCGCCTGTCGAGATACCGTTACTTGCCTTTCGCAGCCTCCCATTAGCTAGTAATATGCAAGCAAAGCTTAAAGAAGGCGTTTATGATTGGCTAGTATTTACAAGCAGCAATGGAGTGAACGCTTTTTTTTCAACAATGGAGCTTAAAGACTCTTTATATAAGATTGCGGTAATTGGGGATAAAACAGCCGAAACATTAGCCAAATATGGCCATAAGGCTGCTTTTATTCCGTCCTCGTTTGTTGCTGAAACATTTGCTCAGGAATTCGCAAAGGAAGTAGCAAAAAATGAACAGGTTCTTATTATAAAGGGCAGCTTAGCAAGAAACGTTCTTTACAAAAGCCTCTGTGCGGCAGGGATTGCGGCAGAGGAAGCAATCATTTATGAAACTTACTTTCCAAAGGAGAGCGAGACTCTATTAGTAGAGGCTTTAAAGAAGCGAAGTTTGGATGTGCTTTTGTTTACAAGTTCATCCACAGTGGAATATTTTATGGATATAGTCCATACATACAACCTTTACGATTATATAAAGGACTGCATCATCGGATGCATAGGTCCGATAACAAAGAAAAAACTAGCTGATAATGGAATAAATGTTCACATTTTTCCCGACAATTTTACAGTAGACAGCATGCTGGAGCAATTAGTTCAATATTTAACAGAATAG
- a CDS encoding folylpolyglutamate synthase/dihydrofolate synthase family protein: MFQTYEEALKWIHGRLRLGIKPGLTRMNIMMEKLGFPEKKIKAVHVGGTNGKGSTVAYLRNIMESAGLTVGTFTSPYIEQFNERISINGVPIADEEIKELANILYPIVMEMDKDELGGPTEFEIITAMSLYYFAFVHQPDVVLYEVGLGGRFDSTNIITPLLSVITSIGLDHTAILGETYSEIAFEKAGIIKENTPVIAAVKQQESEEVIVRRAKEENASYYLLGKHFVVEDYQSNEDGEVFTFKTAATKFLHLQIGMLGEHQAENAALAVMAALLLKDSLHLSEADIRTGLLQARWAGRLEILSKHPYVLVDGAHNQEGVEALVDVLETRYKDKKKSVLFAALSDKKTDKMIEKLGQAASDITFTSFDFPRAAAAEALFRESSHSNKRFTDDWKKLITEKLERLHEDELLVITGSLYFLSNVLAFWKERNLGGK; this comes from the coding sequence ATGTTCCAGACATATGAAGAGGCATTAAAGTGGATACATGGACGGCTTAGGCTCGGAATTAAGCCTGGGCTCACTAGAATGAACATCATGATGGAGAAGCTTGGTTTTCCAGAGAAAAAGATTAAAGCTGTTCATGTGGGCGGCACAAATGGCAAAGGCTCAACGGTTGCCTATTTGCGCAATATAATGGAAAGTGCCGGGTTAACAGTTGGAACCTTTACTTCCCCATATATTGAACAATTTAATGAAAGAATCAGCATCAATGGCGTGCCGATTGCCGACGAAGAAATTAAGGAGCTTGCTAATATTCTTTATCCGATAGTTATGGAAATGGATAAAGACGAATTAGGCGGACCGACAGAATTTGAGATTATTACAGCAATGTCTCTTTATTATTTTGCATTTGTCCATCAACCAGATGTTGTTCTGTATGAAGTCGGCTTAGGTGGTCGTTTTGATTCTACTAATATCATTACACCTCTCTTATCTGTCATCACAAGTATCGGTCTTGACCATACTGCTATTTTAGGAGAAACATACAGCGAAATTGCGTTTGAAAAAGCTGGGATTATTAAAGAGAACACACCGGTAATTGCTGCAGTCAAGCAACAGGAATCAGAGGAAGTAATTGTACGCAGAGCTAAAGAGGAAAACGCTTCTTACTATTTATTAGGCAAACATTTTGTGGTGGAAGATTATCAATCGAATGAAGATGGAGAGGTTTTCACCTTTAAAACAGCAGCAACAAAATTTCTACATTTGCAGATTGGCATGCTAGGAGAGCATCAAGCAGAAAATGCTGCTCTTGCCGTTATGGCTGCATTGCTTCTTAAAGACAGCTTACACTTGAGTGAAGCAGATATCAGAACAGGATTGCTTCAAGCACGGTGGGCAGGCAGATTGGAGATTCTCTCTAAACACCCGTATGTGCTTGTAGACGGTGCACATAATCAGGAAGGTGTTGAGGCGTTAGTTGATGTCTTAGAAACAAGATACAAAGATAAGAAGAAGAGTGTTTTGTTTGCTGCATTATCTGATAAGAAAACAGATAAAATGATTGAAAAGTTAGGACAAGCAGCTTCTGACATCACTTTCACAAGCTTTGACTTTCCCCGCGCAGCAGCAGCTGAAGCGCTGTTTAGAGAAAGCAGTCATTCAAATAAACGCTTTACTGATGATTGGAAAAAATTAATTACAGAAAAACTCGAAAGACTTCATGAAGATGAGCTGCTGGTCATCACTGGCTCCTTGTATTTCTTGTCAAATGTGCTTGCCTTTTGGAAAGAACGAAATTTAGGAGGAAAGTAA